In Gemmatimonadales bacterium, the following proteins share a genomic window:
- a CDS encoding YcxB family protein, whose protein sequence is MAPQRELRDRYALDYEITRDDLFAFQWRAAFTSPRARRTRRWAYLGWLAAIVLFAILPAIGRDGFVISRVSFIFILVAFPIVSLAQWFLERRLMRRAIRRLIAEEKPERGQVGRHRLTVSREGIAESTAVGEARASWAGVDRIEHNADYIFIYTSAVGAHVVPRRAFRDAQEAEDFHQQIRDWKAAGP, encoded by the coding sequence GTGGCTCCCCAGCGCGAGCTTCGCGACCGCTACGCCCTCGACTACGAGATCACCCGGGACGACCTGTTCGCCTTCCAGTGGCGAGCGGCCTTCACCTCCCCCAGGGCGCGACGCACCCGGCGCTGGGCCTACCTCGGCTGGCTCGCCGCGATCGTCCTGTTTGCGATCCTGCCCGCCATCGGCCGGGACGGCTTCGTTATCTCACGCGTGAGCTTCATCTTCATCCTGGTTGCGTTCCCCATCGTCTCCCTGGCGCAATGGTTCCTGGAGAGGCGGCTGATGCGGCGCGCCATCCGGCGACTGATTGCGGAGGAGAAGCCGGAGCGAGGTCAGGTGGGCAGGCATCGGCTGACGGTGAGCCGGGAGGGGATCGCCGAGAGCACGGCAGTCGGTGAGGCGCGCGCCTCCTGGGCCGGGGTGGATCGAATCGAGCACAACGCCGACTACATCTTCATCTACACGTCGGCGGTCGGCGCGCACGTGGTTCCCCGGCGCGCTTTCAGAGACGCCCAGGAGGCGGAGGACTTCCACCAGCAGATTCGAGACTGGAAGGCAGCGGGGCCATGA
- a CDS encoding dihydrofolate reductase family protein: MRKLKLQMQITVDGFVAGPAGQLSWMTTEANDERLIGFITHLTDTSDTILLGRKMTGGFVQYWEALMTRPDSPEHVFARKMVDTPKVVFSKTLSQVPGKNIRVESGDLREAVSRLKGQAGKDIVVYGGATFVSSLIQAGLIDELHFFVNPVAIGQGLQVFKAETPFKLIGSTAYPSGIVVNSYQQR; encoded by the coding sequence ATGCGAAAGCTGAAGCTGCAGATGCAGATCACCGTGGACGGCTTCGTGGCGGGGCCGGCCGGTCAGTTGTCCTGGATGACCACTGAGGCCAATGATGAACGGCTCATCGGGTTCATCACCCACCTGACCGACACCAGTGACACGATCCTGCTGGGGAGAAAGATGACCGGAGGGTTCGTGCAATACTGGGAAGCGCTGATGACGCGGCCGGACAGCCCGGAACACGTTTTCGCCCGCAAGATGGTCGATACCCCGAAGGTCGTCTTCAGCAAGACGCTGAGCCAGGTCCCGGGTAAGAACATCCGGGTGGAGAGCGGGGATCTGCGCGAGGCGGTCAGCCGGCTCAAGGGGCAGGCGGGGAAGGACATCGTCGTGTACGGCGGCGCAACCTTCGTCTCGTCGCTGATTCAGGCCGGGTTGATCGACGAGCTTCACTTCTTCGTCAACCCCGTGGCGATCGGGCAGGGGCTGCAGGTGTTCAAGGCCGAGACGCCGTTCAAGCTGATCGGGTCGACCGCCTATCCGAGCGGGATCGTCGTGAACAGCTACCAGCAGAGGTAG
- a CDS encoding MarR family transcriptional regulator, with product MLEAFARVGREHSDATVLFHGVMASQLDLHPTDYKTLGILERLGPMSAGEIAAHSGLASASVTNLLDRLERKGFVRRARDSADRRRVLVEPVRDRLTAAGERFASTRRSLARLVEQYSTRDLAVITDFLARNAERLRAETTKLEESSCES from the coding sequence GTGCTCGAGGCGTTCGCCCGGGTGGGACGGGAGCACAGCGACGCCACCGTGCTCTTCCATGGCGTCATGGCCAGCCAGCTCGACCTGCATCCGACCGACTACAAGACGCTGGGCATTCTCGAGCGGCTCGGGCCCATGAGCGCGGGAGAGATCGCGGCGCATTCCGGGTTGGCGAGCGCGTCGGTCACGAACCTGCTGGACCGGCTCGAGCGCAAGGGGTTCGTGCGGCGGGCCCGGGACAGCGCGGACCGGAGACGGGTCCTGGTCGAGCCGGTCAGGGACCGGCTCACGGCGGCCGGCGAGCGGTTCGCCTCCACCCGCCGGTCTCTCGCGCGCCTGGTCGAGCAGTACTCCACCCGCGATCTTGCCGTGATCACCGATTTCCTGGCGCGGAATGCCGAGCGGCTTCGCGCCGAGACCACCAAGCTCGAGGAATCGTCATGCGAAAGCTGA